Proteins encoded in a region of the Syntrophorhabdaceae bacterium genome:
- a CDS encoding energy-coupling factor transporter ATPase: MGVHISIKSLFFRYENTYKPAIKDIKGEIREGEFVVIMGHGGAGKSTLCYAMNGIVPRFFKGEYKGEIHIGTQNVSKYKINDMAKTVGLVFQDFEAQLFSTNVELEIAFGLENLCLSREEIKRRIDTYIKFIGLEAKRNSDTSVLSGGQKQRLAIGSIIAMEPSVLVMDEPTTDLDPLGRADVLSLAGLLRDKKRTLIMVDYDPDISINADQLWLMKDGVVIAQGPPRDYLKDEELIMSCGVMPPQTVSLFNIMGWHGAPLTVKEAIDLIEKNSLVKRKTFNRQKYHANEGNDFLIEAKDLYFSYPGAEADVLKKINFGIKRGEFVAILGQNGSGKTTLAKQFNRLLRPISGEMIINGKSTKKYSQKELARTVGYVFQNPDHQIFAPTVREEVSFGLKTLGEDPRTIKRNVEEALTITGLEGYEERSPFVLTKGERQRVAVASVLAVKPDIIVLDEPTTGLDYRHQRDSLNMLKELNKKGHTIIIITHSMWIAEEYATRCIVMKEGNILDDGPTRKVFADEERLSQASLVPSPVVRLSNWLGTDAMTVQGLAEELKQ, translated from the coding sequence ATGGGTGTTCATATATCCATAAAATCGCTTTTTTTCCGATATGAAAACACATATAAACCTGCCATCAAAGATATAAAAGGCGAAATTAGAGAAGGTGAGTTCGTAGTGATTATGGGGCACGGTGGGGCAGGTAAATCAACACTGTGTTATGCCATGAACGGCATAGTCCCCCGTTTTTTTAAAGGTGAATACAAAGGTGAGATACATATAGGCACACAAAATGTGTCAAAATATAAGATAAACGATATGGCAAAAACAGTAGGTCTTGTGTTTCAAGACTTTGAGGCACAGCTTTTTTCTACCAATGTGGAGCTTGAGATCGCCTTTGGTCTGGAAAATCTGTGCCTTTCCCGTGAGGAAATAAAAAGACGTATAGACACATATATAAAGTTCATCGGCCTGGAAGCAAAAAGAAATTCAGATACATCGGTCTTGTCCGGAGGTCAGAAACAGAGACTCGCCATAGGTTCTATAATCGCCATGGAACCGTCTGTCTTAGTGATGGATGAGCCCACTACCGACCTTGATCCTTTGGGCAGGGCAGATGTCTTATCCCTTGCAGGGCTTTTAAGGGATAAAAAGAGGACACTCATCATGGTGGATTACGATCCGGATATATCTATCAATGCAGATCAATTGTGGCTCATGAAAGATGGTGTCGTAATAGCCCAAGGTCCACCCAGGGACTATCTCAAAGATGAGGAACTTATTATGTCATGCGGGGTTATGCCTCCTCAAACAGTATCTTTATTTAACATAATGGGATGGCATGGAGCACCGTTAACCGTCAAGGAGGCCATTGATCTCATAGAAAAAAATAGTCTTGTAAAAAGAAAGACCTTCAACAGGCAAAAATACCATGCCAATGAAGGTAATGATTTTTTAATAGAGGCAAAAGACCTATATTTTAGCTATCCCGGTGCAGAAGCGGATGTATTAAAAAAGATAAATTTCGGTATTAAAAGGGGTGAATTTGTGGCCATATTGGGGCAAAATGGTTCTGGAAAGACCACCTTGGCAAAACAATTTAACAGACTCTTAAGACCAATTTCAGGGGAAATGATTATAAATGGTAAATCTACAAAAAAATACAGCCAGAAAGAGCTTGCCAGAACTGTGGGGTATGTGTTTCAGAACCCAGACCACCAGATATTTGCACCTACTGTTAGGGAGGAAGTGAGTTTTGGACTAAAGACCCTTGGTGAAGACCCGAGAACCATTAAAAGAAATGTAGAAGAGGCCCTTACAATAACAGGCCTTGAAGGGTATGAGGAAAGATCCCCCTTTGTCCTTACAAAAGGAGAAAGGCAAAGGGTAGCTGTTGCATCTGTCCTTGCCGTAAAACCGGATATTATCGTCCTTGATGAACCAACAACAGGCCTTGATTATCGTCATCAGAGGGATAGCCTCAATATGTTAAAAGAGCTTAATAAAAAAGGGCATACCATAATCATCATAACCCATTCCATGTGGATTGCAGAGGAATATGCCACAAGGTGCATAGTCATGAAAGAAGGAAACATATTGGATGATGGCCCAACAAGAAAGGTCTTTGCCGACGAGGAGAGGCTTTCACAGGCATCACTTGTTCCTTCTCCTGTTGTCCGGTTGAGTAATTGGTTAGGGACAGATGCCATGACAGTCCAGGGTCTTGCAGAGGAGCTTAAGCAATGA
- a CDS encoding energy-coupling factor transporter transmembrane component T, producing MNLSIYEDKKTWLHSLDPRTKLIGVLIIFIISLCFNNPLYMVVISIGVFITALTAKAHKALWTLRYLLFLLVFFSLILWPFFTTGKTSLWTWGPLKVTKESLYYGIAMGMRLSTFVMAGLILLSTTKHEEMTNGLIKMKMPYPLAFAFSTALRLVPTFVGAGATIVQAQISRGLDLESRNILSRMGKFIPLAVPMFISAIRYTNLLSMALESKGFSPDKTRILYYEPRMQTKDWLIMILMIVVMLVCLYMRIFLNLGVIMPGRL from the coding sequence ATGAATCTATCCATTTATGAGGATAAAAAAACATGGTTGCATAGCCTTGACCCCAGGACAAAGCTTATAGGAGTTTTGATAATCTTTATCATATCCCTTTGCTTCAATAACCCTCTTTATATGGTTGTGATATCCATAGGCGTATTTATAACAGCATTAACTGCAAAGGCACATAAGGCCCTATGGACATTGAGATATTTACTTTTTCTCCTTGTTTTCTTTAGCCTTATACTCTGGCCATTTTTTACAACAGGAAAGACATCCTTGTGGACATGGGGGCCACTTAAAGTAACAAAGGAATCACTTTATTATGGAATAGCCATGGGCATGAGGCTATCTACCTTTGTTATGGCCGGGCTAATACTTTTATCTACCACAAAGCATGAGGAGATGACAAACGGGCTCATAAAGATGAAGATGCCCTATCCACTGGCTTTTGCATTTTCCACTGCCCTGCGACTCGTCCCCACCTTTGTGGGTGCCGGTGCAACGATTGTTCAGGCACAGATCTCCCGAGGGCTTGATTTGGAATCAAGAAACATTTTAAGCCGCATGGGAAAATTTATACCCCTTGCTGTGCCCATGTTTATCTCTGCCATAAGATATACAAACCTTCTCTCTATGGCACTGGAATCAAAAGGCTTTAGCCCTGATAAAACCAGGATACTATACTATGAACCTCGAATGCAGACAAAAGATTGGCTCATCATGATTTTGATGATCGTTGTCATGTTAGTATGTCTTTATATGCGGATATTTTTAAACTTAGGCGTAATCATGCCGGGAAGGCTATAA
- a CDS encoding Na/Pi cotransporter family protein yields MLNGIILFIIGLVLFLFGMIKLSELMQGQLSGSIREYLKISVKKPIYGFLMGIVSTLLLQSSSATTLITMGVVSAGLISFYHSLGIILGADIGTTLTAQLVVWKFTAISPFIILVGGILIFTSKDKLRLYGEVLFYFGLIFFGLSLTGDATAPLRDNKAFLRFFQEAKHPLIGVGIGALFTGIVQASAIPVGIMVIMSEQGLISIENAVPVVLGANIGTTITAILGSLVLNVNAKKSALSHLIFKIVGVILILIAFPFFINIIKSVSSQASQQIAFSHLFLNVFIALIFGFFLKPFAHIMEKIIPGIEDTLPLWPEYLNKSCLSNAEDALGCVQKELTREIILAKKMLYESLLLINNYKNAKRKELTYIEMVIDNLQTEITRYLWHISCNNLSTKLSKKLFAFSSMVYDIERMGDHSTNIVELAEAKYMRKAVFSQPALRELKEIGNLVFDTVDLTSYIIEDMNTENASKIIRMTERGDALIKEAIERHIQRFYERLCRAEAGPIFVDILTNLEGIFRHCRIIAKHIKSIEETL; encoded by the coding sequence ATGCTAAATGGGATTATACTATTCATTATAGGCCTTGTCCTTTTCCTCTTCGGCATGATCAAACTAAGCGAGCTCATGCAGGGGCAGTTAAGCGGAAGCATAAGGGAATACCTCAAAATATCTGTGAAAAAACCCATCTATGGCTTTTTAATGGGTATTGTTTCTACCCTTCTTTTGCAGAGCAGTTCTGCCACAACATTGATAACCATGGGCGTGGTAAGCGCAGGTCTTATAAGCTTTTACCATTCACTGGGTATCATACTGGGTGCCGACATAGGAACGACCCTAACTGCCCAGTTAGTTGTATGGAAATTTACTGCCATATCCCCTTTTATAATACTGGTAGGTGGCATTCTCATATTTACCAGTAAGGATAAATTGAGATTATACGGCGAGGTATTGTTCTATTTTGGCCTTATCTTTTTTGGATTGAGTCTTACAGGGGACGCCACAGCACCTTTAAGGGATAATAAGGCATTTTTGAGGTTCTTTCAGGAGGCAAAGCACCCATTAATAGGGGTTGGCATAGGTGCACTTTTTACCGGCATTGTCCAGGCGTCTGCCATCCCTGTGGGAATTATGGTTATCATGAGTGAACAGGGTCTAATAAGTATAGAAAATGCCGTCCCTGTGGTATTAGGAGCAAACATAGGGACAACAATAACTGCCATCCTGGGCAGTTTGGTCTTAAATGTAAATGCAAAAAAGAGTGCCCTTTCCCATCTTATCTTTAAGATAGTGGGTGTAATCTTGATCCTAATTGCATTCCCATTTTTCATAAACATTATAAAGTCTGTTTCTTCACAGGCCTCCCAGCAGATAGCCTTCAGTCATCTATTTCTGAATGTCTTTATTGCCCTTATATTTGGATTTTTTCTCAAGCCATTTGCTCATATCATGGAAAAGATTATCCCCGGCATAGAAGATACACTGCCCCTCTGGCCGGAATACCTTAATAAGAGTTGTCTTTCAAATGCAGAGGATGCCCTTGGTTGCGTTCAAAAGGAGTTGACAAGGGAGATAATACTTGCAAAAAAGATGCTTTATGAGAGCCTTCTACTCATCAATAACTACAAAAACGCAAAAAGAAAGGAACTTACATATATAGAGATGGTTATAGATAACCTCCAGACCGAGATTACAAGATATCTATGGCATATATCATGTAATAATTTATCTACAAAACTTTCAAAAAAGCTCTTTGCCTTTTCATCCATGGTGTATGATATTGAAAGAATGGGAGACCATTCTACAAATATTGTTGAATTAGCAGAAGCCAAGTATATGAGAAAGGCTGTATTTTCACAACCTGCCTTGAGAGAACTAAAAGAAATAGGTAATCTTGTTTTTGACACTGTGGATTTAACTTCATACATTATAGAGGATATGAACACGGAAAATGCCTCTAAGATAATAAGGATGACAGAGCGTGGAGATGCGCTTATAAAAGAGGCTATTGAGAGGCATATCCAGAGATTCTATGAGCGTCTATGCAGGGCAGAGGCAGGCCCTATCTTTGTGGATATACTTACAAACCTTGAAGGTATATTCCGACACTGTAGAATTATTGCAAAACACATTAAAAGTATTGAAGAAACCTTGTAA
- the metG gene encoding methionine--tRNA ligase subunit beta, translating into MENITFDDFLKLDLRVAEIKACEDILGADKLYKLTIDLGETRDIVAGIKQYYTKEELIGKKIAIVANLEPRKLRGILSHGMLLAASTDDKSSVVLLTLDKDIPNGSKIS; encoded by the coding sequence ATGGAAAATATAACCTTTGATGATTTTTTAAAACTCGATTTAAGGGTTGCAGAGATCAAGGCATGTGAGGATATTTTAGGTGCAGATAAGCTCTATAAGCTCACCATCGACTTGGGTGAGACAAGAGACATAGTGGCAGGCATAAAGCAATACTATACAAAAGAAGAACTCATAGGAAAAAAGATAGCTATTGTAGCCAATCTTGAACCGAGAAAATTAAGGGGGATACTCTCCCACGGCATGCTCCTGGCAGCATCTACTGATGATAAATCATCGGTGGTCCTTTTAACCCTTGACAAAGATATCCCAAATGGGAGCAAGATCTCTTAA
- a CDS encoding fumarylacetoacetate hydrolase family protein encodes MFSPTKIIAIGLNYLDHAKEMNEKLPEYPLIFMKPSTAFIAHGEPIVYPPQTKELHYEGELGIVIKDKAKNVAKKDAHLYIAGYTCANDVTARDLQKIDGQWTRSKSFDTFCPLGPHIVSGVDPIAGLEIITRVNGIIKQHSNTKNMIFNAYELVSFISHIMTLLPGDVIITGTPPGVGPIQVGDEVEVEIQGIGVLKNKVIGA; translated from the coding sequence ATGTTCAGCCCTACAAAGATCATTGCCATAGGTTTAAATTACCTTGACCATGCCAAGGAGATGAATGAAAAGCTCCCTGAATATCCCCTAATCTTTATGAAGCCATCAACAGCGTTTATTGCCCACGGTGAACCTATTGTATATCCCCCACAGACCAAAGAACTCCACTATGAAGGAGAGCTCGGAATAGTTATCAAAGATAAGGCAAAAAATGTGGCAAAAAAAGATGCACACCTTTATATTGCAGGGTATACATGCGCAAATGATGTGACTGCAAGGGACCTCCAGAAGATAGATGGGCAATGGACCAGGTCAAAATCATTCGATACATTCTGCCCATTAGGGCCCCACATTGTTTCAGGTGTAGACCCTATAGCAGGCCTTGAGATAATAACCAGGGTAAACGGTATTATAAAACAACATTCCAACACAAAAAATATGATCTTTAATGCCTATGAGCTTGTTAGTTTTATATCTCATATCATGACCCTTTTACCTGGCGATGTTATAATAACAGGAACACCGCCAGGTGTAGGGCCAATTCAGGTGGGCGATGAAGTAGAGGTTGAAATACAGGGGATAGGGGTATTGAAAAACAAGGTTATTGGAGCCTGA
- a CDS encoding MTH1187 family thiamine-binding protein, translating to MSVIMEFAMFPTDKGESVSEYVSRIIKNLKESHINYKLTPMGTIVEFETLEEALALLNTSYKQLEPDCNRIYSAIKLDIRKGPSGRMEKKIQSVEEKLTKM from the coding sequence ATGTCTGTGATCATGGAATTTGCCATGTTTCCCACCGATAAGGGGGAGAGTGTAAGTGAATATGTGAGCAGGATTATAAAAAATCTAAAAGAAAGCCACATCAATTATAAACTTACACCTATGGGGACAATAGTTGAATTTGAGACCCTTGAAGAGGCATTGGCCCTATTGAATACATCATATAAACAGCTCGAACCGGATTGTAATAGAATTTATTCAGCCATAAAACTCGATATAAGGAAAGGTCCTTCAGGAAGGATGGAGAAAAAAATCCAATCCGTGGAAGAGAAGTTAACAAAAATGTAA
- a CDS encoding L,D-transpeptidase family protein: MVEDVYTMDEEFKRYYPSGQILTVSSKKKDSFEGIIEFYEKKPGGWKKIYSFDVVLGRAGIVDGEKKREGDKATPAGVFTLGFVFGYDKNVDTKMKYVELKNSDKWIDDPEHPLYNHFVSGDTDAKSYEIMRRDDGLYKLGVVINYNIEPVVKYKGSAIFLHIWKDSKTPTGGCVALHEESLRAIIKWLDPEKKPLIVIKN, translated from the coding sequence ATGGTAGAAGATGTTTACACTATGGACGAAGAATTTAAAAGATATTATCCTTCAGGACAGATATTAACTGTTAGCAGTAAGAAAAAGGACAGTTTTGAAGGGATTATAGAATTTTATGAAAAAAAGCCAGGGGGGTGGAAAAAGATATATTCCTTTGATGTAGTTCTTGGAAGGGCTGGAATAGTGGATGGTGAAAAAAAGAGGGAAGGAGATAAGGCCACGCCTGCAGGGGTATTTACATTAGGTTTTGTCTTTGGATATGACAAAAATGTGGATACAAAAATGAAATACGTGGAGCTAAAAAATAGTGATAAGTGGATTGACGACCCCGAACATCCCCTTTATAACCATTTTGTTTCCGGTGATACAGATGCAAAAAGTTATGAGATAATGAGGCGGGACGATGGTTTATATAAATTAGGGGTAGTTATAAATTATAATATAGAGCCTGTAGTTAAATATAAAGGGAGCGCCATATTTCTACACATATGGAAAGATTCAAAGACTCCTACCGGAGGATGTGTGGCCCTGCATGAAGAAAGCCTTAGGGCTATTATAAAATGGCTCGATCCGGAGAAAAAACCTTTGATAGTAATAAAAAATTAA
- a CDS encoding glycosyltransferase yields MDKDLSYQSKAKLHDYVPIVGRGTIEALYTLAEALSGKTVININSTFSGGGVAEILTRMVPLLNQLGVDTRWMVIKGNEDFFTVTKKFHNALHGRKENITPEDYDLFLDVGKKNVEEMQLTGDIIFVHDPQPIILISKKEEVGERWIWRCHIDVSNPDLDVWNFLYPYIIHYHGTVFSAPNFTRKLPNRQFLIHPSIDPLSDKNRELPESTIDQVLNKYGLDREKPIILQVSRFDYLKDPVGVIEAFEMVRKSIPCQLVLAGGTATDDPESDKVLEEVRDRASNNNDIHILLIPPESDVEINALQRAATIIMQKSIKEGFGLTVTEALWKAKPVVASSVGGIQLQVKNKFTGLLCHSIDGAAYALKLLLTNPEYAMQLGKNGQEHVKQNFLITRHLKDYLMLFLFLYYDNDVIYL; encoded by the coding sequence TTGGATAAAGATTTGTCGTATCAGTCTAAGGCAAAACTTCACGATTATGTCCCCATTGTAGGTAGGGGGACTATAGAGGCATTATATACACTGGCGGAAGCACTTTCAGGAAAGACAGTTATAAACATAAATTCTACCTTTTCAGGTGGAGGTGTTGCAGAAATACTCACAAGGATGGTCCCCCTTCTTAACCAGCTTGGGGTCGATACAAGATGGATGGTCATAAAGGGAAATGAAGATTTTTTTACAGTTACAAAGAAGTTCCATAACGCCCTCCACGGAAGAAAAGAAAATATAACCCCTGAAGATTATGACCTTTTTCTCGATGTAGGAAAGAAGAACGTAGAGGAGATGCAGTTAACAGGAGATATTATCTTTGTCCATGATCCTCAGCCAATTATACTCATCTCAAAAAAAGAAGAGGTCGGTGAAAGATGGATCTGGAGATGCCATATTGATGTATCAAATCCAGATTTGGATGTTTGGAATTTTTTATATCCATATATAATACACTACCATGGCACTGTATTTTCAGCCCCGAACTTTACAAGAAAACTGCCAAACCGTCAATTTCTCATACACCCTTCCATAGACCCATTGAGTGACAAAAACAGAGAATTACCCGAATCCACAATCGATCAAGTCCTTAATAAATATGGTCTTGATAGAGAAAAACCCATTATATTACAGGTTTCACGATTTGATTATTTAAAAGATCCAGTAGGTGTTATAGAGGCATTTGAGATGGTAAGAAAAAGCATCCCATGCCAGCTTGTCCTTGCAGGTGGCACAGCCACAGATGATCCTGAATCAGATAAGGTATTGGAAGAAGTAAGAGATAGGGCGTCTAATAACAATGACATACATATACTCCTCATACCCCCTGAAAGTGATGTAGAGATAAATGCACTGCAAAGGGCTGCAACCATAATAATGCAGAAATCCATCAAAGAGGGTTTTGGATTAACAGTAACAGAGGCATTATGGAAGGCAAAACCTGTAGTTGCATCTTCAGTAGGGGGCATACAATTACAGGTAAAAAATAAATTTACAGGTCTTCTTTGTCACAGCATAGACGGTGCTGCTTATGCACTGAAGCTTCTACTAACAAACCCAGAATACGCCATGCAGCTTGGGAAAAACGGACAGGAACACGTTAAACAAAATTTTTTAATTACCCGTCATTTAAAAGACTACCTTATGCTATTTCTCTTCCTTTATTATGATAATGATGTAATTTATCTTTGA
- a CDS encoding DUF5752 family protein — protein MIKKIIEWLIVNWLSLTSPIIVFFACIVISIWARRRLFRYLEKVFSQRNWNNKDIFLNTTKTPFFQWCIILGAYISFQLSPVPDQFKTFFGKILSSIFIITLTWTIIMLIERIFRIYLKKLDIIPSGTTRMIINGLKIAFSIVAILIMLDLWGMPVTPLMLLLFIGVLTALFAGRDEILNIFAGFEVARNNLIKVGNYIKLETGEEGYIFEIAKTYIHIKSPDNKILLIPNSKILRSVVTILSEQPKRATQPFRFSSRLHLKELTGLKAKNIQELVDILKTVDDSIIYYHTHNFIEEFQYLTPQPANDFALWVSDALGDHVLGEKLSNVDTFEFSTIGALRERIINVIQEEISKRHEIKDTLPGREFHFIRSLSAVIPTSYVAHDLREFIEILRVVSLDTLYFHVFESRLRLHKGINDFSIWINDCLGEKMLADEIAVLDPYSYTLEGLRTMIINLIEKNLEKDYAVG, from the coding sequence ATGATTAAAAAAATAATCGAATGGCTTATTGTTAACTGGCTCAGTTTAACATCTCCTATTATTGTCTTCTTTGCCTGTATAGTGATTTCAATCTGGGCAAGAAGAAGACTTTTTAGATATCTTGAAAAGGTATTTTCCCAAAGAAACTGGAATAACAAAGATATATTTCTCAATACAACAAAGACTCCATTCTTTCAATGGTGTATTATATTAGGTGCCTATATATCATTTCAGCTATCACCTGTTCCTGATCAATTCAAAACATTTTTTGGAAAGATTTTGAGTAGTATCTTTATAATTACATTAACCTGGACAATCATAATGTTGATAGAGAGAATCTTCCGCATTTACCTAAAAAAATTAGATATCATCCCTTCGGGCACAACGAGAATGATTATAAACGGCTTAAAGATTGCCTTCTCGATAGTGGCAATACTTATTATGCTCGATCTGTGGGGAATGCCTGTTACACCTTTGATGCTTTTACTTTTTATCGGAGTATTAACAGCCCTCTTTGCCGGTAGAGATGAAATATTGAATATTTTTGCAGGCTTTGAGGTAGCACGGAATAATTTAATAAAGGTAGGCAACTATATAAAACTTGAAACAGGAGAGGAAGGTTATATATTTGAGATTGCAAAAACATATATCCATATAAAGTCTCCTGACAATAAAATACTTCTCATACCGAACAGCAAAATTCTACGGTCTGTTGTGACAATACTGAGTGAACAGCCAAAAAGGGCTACACAACCCTTCAGGTTTTCTTCAAGACTCCATTTAAAAGAACTAACTGGTCTTAAAGCTAAGAATATACAGGAGCTTGTAGATATCTTGAAGACCGTTGATGATTCTATTATCTACTATCACACCCATAATTTCATAGAAGAATTTCAATATCTGACTCCTCAACCTGCTAATGATTTTGCCTTATGGGTGAGCGATGCCTTAGGGGACCACGTTCTGGGAGAAAAACTCTCAAATGTAGATACCTTTGAATTCTCAACCATTGGGGCTCTTCGAGAAAGAATAATCAATGTTATACAGGAAGAGATATCAAAAAGGCATGAGATTAAAGATACTCTTCCTGGAAGAGAATTCCATTTCATCAGATCATTAAGCGCAGTAATACCCACATCTTATGTTGCCCATGATTTGAGAGAGTTTATAGAGATATTACGTGTTGTCAGCCTTGATACCCTGTATTTCCATGTATTTGAATCACGCCTGAGACTGCATAAAGGTATCAATGATTTTTCAATATGGATCAATGACTGTTTGGGAGAAAAGATGCTTGCCGATGAGATTGCCGTGCTCGATCCTTATTCATACACCTTGGAAGGGCTCAGAACTATGATAATAAATCTAATAGAAAAAAATTTAGAAAAGGACTATGCCGTTGGATAA
- the otsB gene encoding trehalose-phosphatase, translated as MVHKYFFKEDTGWLKEKRLFLFFDFDGTLVPIQNDPSSCWLDSNIKQYIKKILNQNLAHVAVLSGRSLVDLKKRINIKDIYYGGNHGLELEGPDMKFIHPEVKPLLKTIKNTREIIQKSIYSLPGVFVEDKKLSFTLHFRMADKIGKSTAKSIFKKIILKDLYNMPLKVLKGKMVLEVAPRIDWDKGRAVLYILDKFKNKFIPIFIGDDITDETAFSALKGQGITIRVGRSTKTNAKYYIRSQKEIDKFFKNIML; from the coding sequence ATGGTTCATAAATATTTTTTCAAAGAAGATACAGGCTGGTTAAAAGAAAAGAGGCTTTTTTTGTTTTTCGACTTTGACGGCACTCTTGTGCCTATCCAGAATGACCCATCCTCATGCTGGTTAGACAGTAACATAAAGCAATATATCAAAAAAATTTTAAATCAAAATCTGGCCCATGTGGCTGTTTTAAGCGGAAGATCCTTGGTGGATTTAAAAAAAAGGATTAATATAAAAGATATCTATTATGGTGGCAACCACGGCCTTGAGCTTGAAGGCCCTGACATGAAATTCATCCATCCTGAAGTAAAGCCTCTATTAAAAACCATAAAAAATACAAGAGAAATAATACAGAAAAGTATCTATAGTTTACCAGGCGTATTTGTTGAGGACAAGAAGCTTTCCTTTACCCTCCATTTTAGGATGGCCGACAAAATAGGTAAAAGTACTGCCAAATCCATCTTTAAAAAGATAATTTTAAAGGACCTTTACAACATGCCTTTAAAAGTTTTAAAAGGTAAAATGGTGCTGGAGGTTGCACCTCGTATAGACTGGGATAAAGGCAGAGCAGTCCTTTATATCCTCGATAAATTTAAAAATAAATTTATCCCTATTTTTATCGGAGATGATATAACAGATGAGACTGCCTTTTCTGCATTGAAAGGACAGGGAATAACAATCAGGGTTGGTAGGTCTACTAAGACAAATGCAAAATACTATATTAGGTCACAAAAAGAGATAGATAAATTTTTTAAAAACATTATGTTATAA